TGCGACAATTACATCAGACGGGGGGATCGCATTAATTATTGATGTGCCTAGCTTGCTTAAACATTATGCTAAACGTTCAATGAGATAGCTTTATTGAGCCAAGCTAAGGATGTCCAATGTCGATCAAAGTGTTAGTGGTAGATGACTCTAGTTTTTTTCGAAGAAGAGTTAGCGATATACTCAATCAAGATAGTGATTTAGAAGTTATAGATACAGCGGTAAATGGCAAGGATGCTATTGAAAAAGCTAAGCTATTAAAGCCTGATGTGATCACCATGGATGTTGAAATGCCAGTAATGGACGGTATTACATCTGTAAAAGGGATCATGAAAGTTCAGCCAACGCCGATTCTGATGTTCTCGTCTTTAACTCATGAAGGCGCGCAATCAACGCTAGATGCGTTAGATGCAGGAGCGGTTGATTTTTTACCTAAAAAGTTTGAAGACATTGCGCGTGATAAAAAAGATGCGATTGTAATGTTACAAACAAGGGTTAAAGCAATTGCTAAAAGGCCCGGCCGCGCTAGCCCATTTAGCGGAACACCAGCGCCTAGCACTAGTTCTCCTAAGCCGTTAAGTAGAAGTCGCCCCTCCTCATTATCAAGCTCCTCTTCTAGTGCAAGCTCACTGAGCAGCTTACGAAGTTCAAGTGTTGGTTCAACTTCTTCGAGTGCGTTGAAACGGACAGAACCTGAAAGTAAAGCAGCTACCGCACCACCTCCTTTAGTAACAAGAAAAGGAGGCAGTAATGGTGACTATAAATTATTGGCAATAGGTTGCTCAACTGGCGGTCCTGTGGCCTTACAAACAATTTTGACGCAATTTCCAGCCTCATATCCTTACCCCATTATTATTATTCAACATATGCCAGCCGCGTTTACTGCAGCCTTTGCTGCGCGGTTAAATACATTGTGTAACATCACCATTAAAGAAGCTGAAAATGGCGACACACTTAAGCCAGGCGTTGCCTACTTAGCGCCAGGCGGTAAACAATTAGTACTTGAAGGGAATAACAGTCCTAGAATCAAAATTATCGAAGACGATTCACCCAGAATAACGTATAAACCAAGTGTTGATATTTCATTTGGCAGTGCAGCTAAAATTTATCGGAACAAGGTATTAGCAGTGGTATTAACAGGAATGGGAGCAGATGGTAAAGAGGGGGCACGTTTATTAAAGCAAAGTGGGTCAAAGATATTAGCGCAAGATGAGGCAAGCTGTGTTGTTTATGGTATGCCCCAAGCAGTGACTGCGGCAGGTCTAACTTCAGGCTCTTATCCATTAAACGATATGGCAAATCAGATTTTAAAGGAAACAGGTTATGGATAAATTAAGTATTGCTGGTTTGCTTTTGGCTATATTAGCTGTTATTGGTGGCTTTGTTATTGAAGGTGGTGCATTAATAACGCTTTTTCACTTTCCTGCATTCTTAATTGTTTTTGGTGGCACTATCGGTGCTGTCATGCTCCAATCACCAGCCAGTCAGTTTCAGCGCGGCTTACTAATGTCTAAGTGGGTGTTTGCGACGCCAGTATACGATGTTGATGAAGGCATTGAGCGCATTTCGCATTGGGCAAATGAGGCAAGGCAAAACGGCTTTCTGGCGCTTGAAAATGAGGCTATTGCAGAGTCTGATACCTTTATTAACAAGGGGCTAAACTTACTTGTCGATGGCGCGGAATCTGAAGTGATTCGAGATGCTTTGGATATCGAGTTAACTTTAGAGCGTGAGCACTTGCTAAAATCGGCTCGTATATTTGACTCTATGGGCGGATACAGCCCAACCATTGGGATCATCGGTGCGGTTCTAGGCTTAATTCAAGCAATGGCAAATATAAAAGATCCTACGAGTTTAGGTAATGGCATTGCAACGGCCTTTGTAGCAACTATTTATGGTGTTGGCTTTGCTAACCTGTTATTTATCCCTGTGGCGGAAAAGTTGAAGGCAGTGGTATATCAACAAATGCTTTATAAAGAGATGCTGATTGAAGGGATTTTGTCTATTGCTAACGGTGAAAACCCTCGAAGTATTGAACTGAAACTTTCTTCGTACAGGAAGTAGTTGATGTATCGCCATCGAAATAAACATACTAAAGTTGATGAAGATAATTTAGATCGTTGGTTAGTTTCTTATGCTGACTACATGACGTTAATGTTTGCGCTATTTGTTGTGCTGTATGCTTTGTCTTTAATTAAAGAAGAAGAGTATAAGATCTTATCAGATACTTTAGGTGAAGTGTTTGAGATAAAAGGCGGAGAGAGTAAAGGCGCCAAGAACCATGATATTTTAGTCACAGAACAAGAAGATACCGACTTTCAGCTGTACGGGGACGGATTACTCGAAGTTAAAGGGCCGGAATTACTCGAAAGTGATTCTCAGTTATCTAATATTCATGAGAAAAAACTGGGAAATCCATTAGCTGCACTAGAGCAAGATCTTAAAACAGCGCTTCATGATTTAGAGCAAAAAGGTATTGCTGAGGTAGAGCGCGATGATGACTGGCTAACTATTGAGTTAAATAGTGGCATGCTATTTCCGAGTGCTAGCTCAACGACAACGAATAATGCCAAGCTGGTATTAAGCCAAATTAGTAAAATTATAGAGCCCGTAAATAACTACATTCGTGTGCGCGGTTATACCGACAATATTCCAATTAATAATGAAATATACTCATCGAATTGGGAGCTGTCAGTCGCACGCGCTACCGCTGTAGTAAGAGAATTTCAGTCATCTGGTCTAAATCCTGCTCGTATGGCGATAGAAGGGTATGGAGAATATTATCCTTTTGCCGATAACAGTACAGCGCAGGGCAGAGCTAATAACCGAAAAGTAGTTATAGCGGTTTCTAAATACGCTTTGGATGTACCGCTTGATGAAGAGAATGATTCACGAACTGAAATGTTGAAACAGTTAGTGAGTGATGTGCAAGCAACTCAGCAGCAGTCGAATGAAGGTGCTGAAAGCGAACAAGAGAATAAAGTGAGAATTATTCAGCTTCCAAATGGTGGCATACGTGTCACCACTGCCCCTGAAGAAAACGCGACCGAAAATAATAACTAAACTAATTCTTAACGAGAAAGTTGTAATTTTGAAAATTTGGACAATAGCAAATCAAAAAGGTGGAGTAGGTAAAACAACCTCAACTGTAACACTTGGTGGGTTGCTAGCGGCTCGTGGCTATCGGGTTTTATTAGTTGATACAGATCCCCATGCTTCACTTACCTATTATTTTGGTATTGATTCTGAAGATCTAGAAGTGAGTGTGTTTGATTTATTTTCAAGAGGCGCGCAAATAACCAAAGAAGAAATTTTGCAGTCTTTGTGTCCGTCGACATTAAGTAACCTAGATATTTTGCCTGCAACCATGGGACTGGCAACGTTAGACCGCACTTTTGGTAACAAAGGCGGTATGGGATTGTTGCTAAAAAAAGCGTTAAATAAAATTGCAGATGAATATGACTTTGCTTTGCTTGACTGCCCGCCTGTACTAGGCGTACTAATGGTTAATGCACTTGCAGCCTGTGAGCGTATACTTATACCTGTACAAACAGAATTTTTGGCGCTGAAAGGTCTTGATAGAATGTTACGCACGATGGATTTAATGAACGCATCGCAAAGTAAAGCGTATGACTTTACGATTATTCCAACGATGTATGACAAACGAACCAAAGCATCGCTGGATGCGTTTAAAAAGCTGAAAGAGTTATACCCAGAAAATGTATGGCCGAGTGTTATTCCCATTGATACCAAGTTTAGAGATGCAAGCTTAGCACAACAGCCACCATCAGTTTACACACCTAAATCAAGAGGCGTGTTTGCTTACAACACCTTATTAACCTATTTAATGCAGTTAGAGCCAATGAGTGAAATGAATGAGTAAGCAAAACTTTGCGAATGAAAAAGTGATGAAAAAGTACCTTACGGCACTTTTGACCGAGGATGAGCCTGAGAATGAAGAGGAGCACCTCGAACCTGTTGCTAAATTATTAAAGCAGGTTCAAGTGGTCAATAGAGCTGATGAAGAAGTTGAAGCTTATAAAGAAAAGCTGCTAGTTGACGATAAAGCTGTAACAAAAGAAATAGTTACTGAAAAAATTGAAGAAATTGAACTAGACTTAAAAGCAGCTAAAGTTACTAGCGAAGAAAAAGATTACAGAAAAGGGAGTTTTCAAGCGTTATTCTTCAAAGTGGCAGGTTTAACCGTTGCTGTACCTTTAACGGAACTAGGCGGAATACATAATTTATCAAAATTAAGTAGTTTAATCGGTAAGCCGAGCTGGTTTATGGGAGTAATGGTTCACCGTGATGAGAAGCTGAATGTGGTTGATACAGCTAAATGGGTGATGCCAGAGAAATATGACGATCAGCTAGAGGCCGCGTTAGATTATAAGTATGTAATTATGTTAAGTGATAGCGCATGGGGAATGGCATGTGAGCAACTGGTCAATACCGTAACCTTAGAACAAGATGATGTTAAATGGTCTGACAATAAAACGCGACGTCCATGGTTGGCGGGATTAATTAAAGACAAAATGTGCGCTTTGTTAGATGTAGAAGAGCTAACAAGTTTGCTTAACAACGGTTTAGATATTAGTGAAGAAGAATTGTAAGTTAAAAGTGCTTGCGAGGGAGCAAAGCGAATGAGTGAAGAAAGAAAAATTTCTGCAAATAACGCAGCTGATGTAAATGATGAAGTGTTGCAATGGGTGACTTTCCGCTTAGAGGATGAAACTTATGGTATTAACGTTATGCAAGTGCAAGAAGTGCTGCGTTATACCGAAATAGCACCAGTTCCAGGAGCGCCAACTTATGTGCTTGGTATCATCAACTTGCGTGGTAACGTTGTTACAGTTATTGATACCCGTTCACGCTTTGGTTTACCACCTACAGAAGTAACCGACAATTCACGTATTGTTATTATTGAAGCAGAAAAGCAAGTGCTTGGTATTTTAGTTGATAGTGTTGCTGAAGTGGTATACCTGAGAAGCTCTGAAATTGACAGTGCACCGAATGTAGGCACAGACGAAAGTGCTAAATTCATTCAAGGTGTTAGCAATAGAGATGGCGAACTACTTATTTTGGTTGATCTTAATAAGCTTCTAAGTGACGATGAGTGGGATGAAATTTCAAACTTTTAAACATAAGTGAATACTTGTGTATTAAAGATTATTAGTGATCATGAATGAATTTGTATTTTTGGGTGGCCTTGTTGCCACCTTGTTGTTAGTTGTAGTTTTATTTATAAAATTAATATCTTTCAATAAAAAGCTCAGTTCTTGTTATCAGCGGATTGTTATACTGAAAAAAGAACTGGATGTAGCCAAGAACGAAGTGCAAGAGCTTCGTAGCGGCCTCATGGGGATGGGGAAGCGTATAGCTAAATTACAAAACATGACGCATGAGGTTTCTGAGAAGCAGGTAGAAATACAACATGTGGATGCAGATTCAAAACTGTATTCCCGCGCAGTAAAAATGGTAGAGCTAGGGGCTGATATTGAAGAGATTATCTCTGAATGTGAGTTACCAAGAGCTGAAGCGGAATTACTTTTCTCCATACATGGTAAGAACCAATAAATTCTGCTGTCATACCTTTTCTTTAATGCGATTGTGCATATTGTTCCAATTATCAGGAAACTCGCCTTTTAAAATATATGAAAACGCGATAAGTTCGGCAATGACGATATAGAGCTCTTTCGGTATTTCATCGCCTAGTTCTAATGTCGCTAAAATTTGAGATAGCTGTTCATCTTCATGCACTAATACACCATGCTCTTTTGCTATAGCAATGATCTCTTCTGCAATTTCTTGCTCACCTGTAGCAATAACTTTAGGCGCAGAGCCAGACTCATACTTAAGTCCAACTGCTTTTTTAGTTTTCCTTGGTTTATCAGACATAACAATCACACTTTTATATTTAATATTTCTGCATTAGTAGTACGAATCGTCTCAGGAACCTGAGTGACTACACAAGGCGTATAATCTACGGATAGGTCGAAAGACAAAAGCCGCTCTTCTAAAAACTCAACATACGTGTCTATTTTAGCTTTTACGGCATGCTCATCAGTAAAAAAATTAAGCTTTAAATGGTTATCTATAATTGCCCCCTTTATGAGCAGGCGACCTAATGGGCTTAAATCCATGTTAAGTGTAATTTTCCATGTTGATTGCTTAACGTCTTTTGCATGTTTTTCGCTTTCTTGCTCGAATAGTATTTCATGCTCTTTTAATCCTTGTTCGTATTGAATAGGAAGTGTGACGAAATATAAATTGTTCTGATCAAGTTGACGCTCTAATGTATGTAACTGACTTAGACGTATATGGCTATGTGTATTTAATAAGCTGCCCGCAAGAGATGAAGACTTGTCGGCATGACTCAATAATTGCTTTGCCCAGTTTTTTTTCTGACCGTCTGAAAGATTGGTTAATTGCGGGGCTAACGATCTAATTAGCGTGCTTATTTGTGGGGCGGTTAGCGTGGTTGCTGTTTTACTTTTTGAAGATAAAAAAAGTAGATTAATTGCAGTTTGTAATAAGCTGTTATTTTCGACTTTTAGGCTGGGCGGTAGTGATGCTGTACTAGTAACTGATGCCGAGGTGACTATGTTACTTTTCATGGGCTCCGTTTGCATGGGCTCCGTTTGCATGATATCCGTCAGTTTAGCAGGCGAATCTGGCGAGGTAGCAGAGTGTCTGTTTGTTTCGCTACTGAATAATTTGCCAGTATCGTAATTAAGCAGGTTCTGCATCACATTACTCACCAATGCGGCAGTGGTGCTGGGCTTAGTAACGGTAAGTGACGCCAGCTGTAATTTAATAGTGTTTGTAACCTCTTTTAATTCAGTAAAACTTTCAAGCTTGGGGGCAAGGAAGCTCTGTTTGAGAGTTTTATCATGAGCAATATATTTCGGTAGCAATGTAAATATAAGTTGTTTGATTTCAGGCGCAACATGGGCCAGCTTTTGCTCTTTTGGTAGATCTTGTTGAACGATATGCAACAACTGATTTTGTAGTTGAGCGGGAAGGTTTTTAAATTGAGTACGCCCCAGCATTTGATTAATTTCGGCGCTTTTTGAATTGGTGGCTTGTGGGTCGTGTACGGTTGATTGTTCATGATTGGCTGTACGATTTAATTCCATCGCTTGAGGAGCATTTTTAATAATCTGTGCTGCCAGCTTATTACTTAAGTTAATTTCTACAGTGGATGATGTGGTCGCGCTTAGTGAAAGCGGTGTAACTTTAAATGAAAGCTGGCCACCTTTTTCATTTAGTGCCAGTTGTAGCGGGAGTGGCTTTTCCAATGGTGCTATTTTGGGGATTAAGTTAGGCAATCCTTTACTAACAGACTGTTGAGGTAAATTTAGTTGAATGTTGGTGTCTATGTTTAGTGTTAACTTACCTTTAATTTGGCTTGGCGTAAGCTCGGCGGTCAACAATTTGTTAGGAGGCACAACTTCTCTAGCAAGGCTGTTAAGTAGCTTTGTTGAGTGGTTAGCTGTTAATGAAAAACTAACTGGGGCTGTTTTACCTTCCTGACTTAACTTATGAATTGCATGCTGAATTTCATTGGTATTCCTTGCTAGAAAATTCATATTTATTGGCGCATTGCCACTCTTGTGCTGTGGCGCGGCAAGTATATTAACATTAAGTTGGTTGCCTTTTGCTTCTAAAACGAGTTTAGCTGGATAGCTAGTGGCAGTAGAATGTGCTTTGTAGTTAAGTAAGTTAGCCAGCTGTTCTGTAATACTTTTATTTAGTTTTAACAGTTGGTTGGGATGAAGTGTCAGTGTTCCTTGGATGGTAGCACTATCGGAATGTGAAGATGCTGGCTTTGTGGAAGAAAGCAATAAAGGAACCAACCCCTCTAAGGTGCTGTGCTTTAAGTTGAAATGTGGCAAGTAAGACAGTAATTTCAGCTTAACATCGGTAGGTATGACAATATCAACACTTTGGGCTTGAGAGTGGGAAGGGGATAGATTATTAGGTTGTGTGCTTAGCTTTAAAATGAATTCATTGCCAGTGGATGGATTCGGGTTTTGAATCACCTGAGCAAACTTAATATTTTTACTGAGTTCCGGTGATGTTGCTATTTGCAGTGTGACAGGCTTAGGCTCAGTTAAAATTTTGACTGATTGTTTGTTTGGGGAAGTGCTAGTAATTTCAACTGGGTAGCTTTTACCAAATTCAATTTTTTGCGTGGATGATGCACCGCTTTCTAACGAAATAGAGGTTGCAGATGCTGCATTGCTTAATGTTTGATTAGGGTGGTTAGTGGATATTGACATAATAACTGCCTAACCGCTTTTTCATAAAATTTTTCCCCTTAATGATATTCATTAAAACTAACCGATTTCCTTTCTATATAGCAGCATAATAACGTTATTTTTAGTCACTTTAATAACTACCGTATTCGATATAGCATTATGCAATATAAGTTACATTTAAGTTATGAAATCCATTAGATATCAGTTGGCTGTACTCTGTAATTCTATGCTATTATGCGCGCAATTTTAATTGAAAACAAAGTAGCCTGAATTTTGTTATCTGCGCAGTCACTTACTTCTATCAGACAAGATCGATGTTTATTCGACGATCTTAGTTTTCAGATCCAAAAAGGGCAGATATGGCAGGTTGAAGGCCCTAATGGTGCGGGTAAAACAACCTTACTAAAAATGCTTGCAGGGTTATTAAAACCTTATGAAGGGACTGTTAAGTTTGACGACCCGGAGCAAGAAATATTGTATTTGGGTCATAAAGCTGGGATTGCTTCGTCACTCAGTGCATTAGAAAATATGCGTTGGTGGCACGCCACCCATCAAGTGGATGATGTTTTACCCTTTCCTCTGCTTGAAAAACTTGGACTAGTTGGCTTGGAAGATTGCCCTAGTGGTTTGCTTTCAGCTGGCCAGCAGCGCCGTATTGCGTTGAGTCGATTGTGGACCTCTACCGCTAAATTATGGTTGCTAGATGAGCCTTTCACCGCAATAGATAAACAGGGTGTAAGCCTTCTACAGGAAAAGTTTTCATCTCATATTGAAAATGGTGGCACCATTATTTTAACAACACACCAAGATTTAACGAATAAGTTTGATTCGTTACATAAGATTGTTTTGGAGTATCGTTTTTAATGATGACCAATATTTCTTATGCTTCAGCCTTTTTCGCACTAATACAAAAAGAATTTACGCAGGTATATCAACATAAAGCCGACATTGTAAATCCATTAATCTTTTTTGTGGTTGTAATTACACTGTTCCCTTTAGGGCTTGGGCCTGAGCCTAACTTATTAGCGCGAATTGCGGCGGGTATTATTTGGGTCGCGGCTTTACTGTCTACCATGATGGGGTTAGAGCGTGTTTTTAAAGCTGACTATGATGATGGAACGATAGAGCAACTACTCATTTCTTCTACGCCTTTCTTTATTTATGTGTGCGCTAAAATGGTTGTGCATTGGCTTTTAACAAGTTTACCGCTCATTATTTTATCGCCTGTTGCTGCATATATGCTGCATATTCCCACTCAGGGATTTGAAGCATTAATGTTGACGTTATTACTAGGTACTCCAATCTTAAGTATGATTGGTATTATTGCAACTGCACTTACAGTGAGCCTGCCTAAAAGCGGTGTGTTACTGAGTTTACTGGTGCTACCTTTGTATATTCCTGTATTGATATTTTCAACCTCTGCAGTTGATGCTGCCAGCATGGGAATGGCATATAATGGTCATTTAGCAATGTTGGCGGGTGTTATGATGCTATCAATTGCAGTGAGCCCGTTTGCAACAGCAGCAGCATTAAAAATTAATATTAATTAAGTGATTATTGAGAAATTCTATGTGGAAATGGTTACATCCTTATGCCAAATCTGAAAAAACGTATCAGTTATGCGGCGCATTAACACCATGGTTTAGTCTTTTGGCATTTGGGTTAATAACGATAGGGATGATTTGGGGATTGTTGTATGCCCCGGCCGATTATCAGCAAGGTGACAGTTTTCGTATTATTTACATGCACGTACCTTCCGCTATGCTGTCTATGAGCGTGTATGCGGCTATGGCAATTATGGCGTTGGTTGGCTTGGTGTGGCAAATCAAAACAGCGGATATGGCGGTATCGGCAATTGCTCCTGTTGGTGCTGTATTTACCGCAATCGCGCTGTTTACCGGTGCCGCATGGGGAAAACCTATGTGGGGTGCATGGTGGGTGTGGGATGCAAGGCTCACCTCAGAGCTGATTCTTCTTTTTTTATACTTAGGCGTGATTGCGCTTTATAATGCGTTTGATGATAAAGCGAGTGGTGGTAAAGCCGCAGGTATTCTTGCATTAGTTGGAGTCGTTAATTTACCGATTATTCATTACTCGGTAGAGTGGTGGAATACCCTTCATCAAGGTGCAACCATTACACGATTTGATAAACCATTAATTGATTCGAGTATGCTGTGGCCACTATTAATAAATTTAGTTGGGTTTGGCTGTTTTGTTGGTGCAATTGTTTGCCAACGATTAAGAAATGAAATTTTATTGCGTGAGCAACATAGACCTTGGGTTAAATCAATAGCAATGAAAGTAGCAGGTGAAAAATAATATGCAATTTTCTAGTTTTTCAGAATTTGTCGCGATGGGCGGGTATGGTTTTTATGTATGGCTTTCTTACGGGGTGTCATTTTTATTATTACTTGGTTTAGTGATGGTAACAAAAACTCAGCATTCAAAAATTAAAAGAACGATAGCCCAATCTATATTACGTAATGAACGTATTAATAAAGCACGTAAGGAATTAAGC
This is a stretch of genomic DNA from Flocculibacter collagenilyticus. It encodes these proteins:
- a CDS encoding protein-glutamate methylesterase/protein-glutamine glutaminase, which gives rise to MSIKVLVVDDSSFFRRRVSDILNQDSDLEVIDTAVNGKDAIEKAKLLKPDVITMDVEMPVMDGITSVKGIMKVQPTPILMFSSLTHEGAQSTLDALDAGAVDFLPKKFEDIARDKKDAIVMLQTRVKAIAKRPGRASPFSGTPAPSTSSPKPLSRSRPSSLSSSSSSASSLSSLRSSSVGSTSSSALKRTEPESKAATAPPPLVTRKGGSNGDYKLLAIGCSTGGPVALQTILTQFPASYPYPIIIIQHMPAAFTAAFAARLNTLCNITIKEAENGDTLKPGVAYLAPGGKQLVLEGNNSPRIKIIEDDSPRITYKPSVDISFGSAAKIYRNKVLAVVLTGMGADGKEGARLLKQSGSKILAQDEASCVVYGMPQAVTAAGLTSGSYPLNDMANQILKETGYG
- a CDS encoding flagellar motor protein; protein product: MDKLSIAGLLLAILAVIGGFVIEGGALITLFHFPAFLIVFGGTIGAVMLQSPASQFQRGLLMSKWVFATPVYDVDEGIERISHWANEARQNGFLALENEAIAESDTFINKGLNLLVDGAESEVIRDALDIELTLEREHLLKSARIFDSMGGYSPTIGIIGAVLGLIQAMANIKDPTSLGNGIATAFVATIYGVGFANLLFIPVAEKLKAVVYQQMLYKEMLIEGILSIANGENPRSIELKLSSYRK
- a CDS encoding OmpA family protein translates to MYRHRNKHTKVDEDNLDRWLVSYADYMTLMFALFVVLYALSLIKEEEYKILSDTLGEVFEIKGGESKGAKNHDILVTEQEDTDFQLYGDGLLEVKGPELLESDSQLSNIHEKKLGNPLAALEQDLKTALHDLEQKGIAEVERDDDWLTIELNSGMLFPSASSTTTNNAKLVLSQISKIIEPVNNYIRVRGYTDNIPINNEIYSSNWELSVARATAVVREFQSSGLNPARMAIEGYGEYYPFADNSTAQGRANNRKVVIAVSKYALDVPLDEENDSRTEMLKQLVSDVQATQQQSNEGAESEQENKVRIIQLPNGGIRVTTAPEENATENNN
- a CDS encoding ParA family protein, with translation MKIWTIANQKGGVGKTTSTVTLGGLLAARGYRVLLVDTDPHASLTYYFGIDSEDLEVSVFDLFSRGAQITKEEILQSLCPSTLSNLDILPATMGLATLDRTFGNKGGMGLLLKKALNKIADEYDFALLDCPPVLGVLMVNALAACERILIPVQTEFLALKGLDRMLRTMDLMNASQSKAYDFTIIPTMYDKRTKASLDAFKKLKELYPENVWPSVIPIDTKFRDASLAQQPPSVYTPKSRGVFAYNTLLTYLMQLEPMSEMNE
- a CDS encoding chemotaxis protein CheW, producing MSKQNFANEKVMKKYLTALLTEDEPENEEEHLEPVAKLLKQVQVVNRADEEVEAYKEKLLVDDKAVTKEIVTEKIEEIELDLKAAKVTSEEKDYRKGSFQALFFKVAGLTVAVPLTELGGIHNLSKLSSLIGKPSWFMGVMVHRDEKLNVVDTAKWVMPEKYDDQLEAALDYKYVIMLSDSAWGMACEQLVNTVTLEQDDVKWSDNKTRRPWLAGLIKDKMCALLDVEELTSLLNNGLDISEEEL
- a CDS encoding chemotaxis protein CheW, producing MSEERKISANNAADVNDEVLQWVTFRLEDETYGINVMQVQEVLRYTEIAPVPGAPTYVLGIINLRGNVVTVIDTRSRFGLPPTEVTDNSRIVIIEAEKQVLGILVDSVAEVVYLRSSEIDSAPNVGTDESAKFIQGVSNRDGELLILVDLNKLLSDDEWDEISNF
- a CDS encoding DUF2802 domain-containing protein gives rise to the protein MNEFVFLGGLVATLLLVVVLFIKLISFNKKLSSCYQRIVILKKELDVAKNEVQELRSGLMGMGKRIAKLQNMTHEVSEKQVEIQHVDADSKLYSRAVKMVELGADIEEIISECELPRAEAELLFSIHGKNQ
- a CDS encoding EscU/YscU/HrcU family type III secretion system export apparatus switch protein, yielding MSDKPRKTKKAVGLKYESGSAPKVIATGEQEIAEEIIAIAKEHGVLVHEDEQLSQILATLELGDEIPKELYIVIAELIAFSYILKGEFPDNWNNMHNRIKEKV
- a CDS encoding flagellar hook-length control protein FliK, producing the protein MSISTNHPNQTLSNAASATSISLESGASSTQKIEFGKSYPVEITSTSPNKQSVKILTEPKPVTLQIATSPELSKNIKFAQVIQNPNPSTGNEFILKLSTQPNNLSPSHSQAQSVDIVIPTDVKLKLLSYLPHFNLKHSTLEGLVPLLLSSTKPASSHSDSATIQGTLTLHPNQLLKLNKSITEQLANLLNYKAHSTATSYPAKLVLEAKGNQLNVNILAAPQHKSGNAPINMNFLARNTNEIQHAIHKLSQEGKTAPVSFSLTANHSTKLLNSLAREVVPPNKLLTAELTPSQIKGKLTLNIDTNIQLNLPQQSVSKGLPNLIPKIAPLEKPLPLQLALNEKGGQLSFKVTPLSLSATTSSTVEINLSNKLAAQIIKNAPQAMELNRTANHEQSTVHDPQATNSKSAEINQMLGRTQFKNLPAQLQNQLLHIVQQDLPKEQKLAHVAPEIKQLIFTLLPKYIAHDKTLKQSFLAPKLESFTELKEVTNTIKLQLASLTVTKPSTTAALVSNVMQNLLNYDTGKLFSSETNRHSATSPDSPAKLTDIMQTEPMQTEPMKSNIVTSASVTSTASLPPSLKVENNSLLQTAINLLFLSSKSKTATTLTAPQISTLIRSLAPQLTNLSDGQKKNWAKQLLSHADKSSSLAGSLLNTHSHIRLSQLHTLERQLDQNNLYFVTLPIQYEQGLKEHEILFEQESEKHAKDVKQSTWKITLNMDLSPLGRLLIKGAIIDNHLKLNFFTDEHAVKAKIDTYVEFLEERLLSFDLSVDYTPCVVTQVPETIRTTNAEILNIKV
- the ccmA gene encoding cytochrome c biogenesis heme-transporting ATPase CcmA; translation: MLSAQSLTSIRQDRCLFDDLSFQIQKGQIWQVEGPNGAGKTTLLKMLAGLLKPYEGTVKFDDPEQEILYLGHKAGIASSLSALENMRWWHATHQVDDVLPFPLLEKLGLVGLEDCPSGLLSAGQQRRIALSRLWTSTAKLWLLDEPFTAIDKQGVSLLQEKFSSHIENGGTIILTTHQDLTNKFDSLHKIVLEYRF
- the ccmB gene encoding heme exporter protein CcmB, producing the protein MMTNISYASAFFALIQKEFTQVYQHKADIVNPLIFFVVVITLFPLGLGPEPNLLARIAAGIIWVAALLSTMMGLERVFKADYDDGTIEQLLISSTPFFIYVCAKMVVHWLLTSLPLIILSPVAAYMLHIPTQGFEALMLTLLLGTPILSMIGIIATALTVSLPKSGVLLSLLVLPLYIPVLIFSTSAVDAASMGMAYNGHLAMLAGVMMLSIAVSPFATAAALKININ
- a CDS encoding heme ABC transporter permease, with protein sequence MWKWLHPYAKSEKTYQLCGALTPWFSLLAFGLITIGMIWGLLYAPADYQQGDSFRIIYMHVPSAMLSMSVYAAMAIMALVGLVWQIKTADMAVSAIAPVGAVFTAIALFTGAAWGKPMWGAWWVWDARLTSELILLFLYLGVIALYNAFDDKASGGKAAGILALVGVVNLPIIHYSVEWWNTLHQGATITRFDKPLIDSSMLWPLLINLVGFGCFVGAIVCQRLRNEILLREQHRPWVKSIAMKVAGEK
- the ccmD gene encoding heme exporter protein CcmD, whose product is MQFSSFSEFVAMGGYGFYVWLSYGVSFLLLLGLVMVTKTQHSKIKRTIAQSILRNERINKARKELSHES